The Hoplias malabaricus isolate fHopMal1 chromosome 9, fHopMal1.hap1, whole genome shotgun sequence genome contains a region encoding:
- the LOC136706772 gene encoding very-long-chain (3R)-3-hydroxyacyl-CoA dehydratase-like — MGKDEKNVMERNFLLFLIISQEEFQSNTVVCVLFYMWNILDLLRYPYELLCLISSPSFNMLWARYTVSIPVYVLSVIVEGISIFLTLPYYESQGTYSAQFKTPISVYVHFPYVLMAYLPLLATGTGVSVLILLEERRQMLKSWTTKIKTS; from the exons ATGGGAAAGGATGAAAAAAAC GTGATGGAGAGGAATTTCCTTTTATTCCTGATCATCAGTCAAGAGGAGTTTCAGAGTAACACAGTAGTGTGTGTTCTATTTTATATGTGGAATATATTAGATCTGTTAAG GTATCCATATGAGCTGCTGTGTCTCATCAGTTCTCCATCATTCAACATGCTGTGGGCGCGATACACTGTCTCCATCCCAGTTTATGTAttgtctgtgattgtagaag GAATCAGTATTTTCCTGACGCTCCCTTACTATGAGTCACAGGGGACGTATTCGGCACAGTTTAAAACACCTATTTCTGTCTATGTCCATTTTCCATACGTGCTAATGGCTTACCTCCCACTATTAGCCACAG gTACTGGTGTCTCAGTCCTGATCTTATTGGAGGAAAGGAGACAAATGCTCAAGTCCTGGACAACAAAGATAAAGACGAGTTAA